The stretch of DNA GCTTTCAATGCCAGATAGACCTGATTGCGGGCGGCCTGGTAACTCAGGTTCATGACGGCGGCAATCTGAGGATAGTCGAGGTTATTAAAAAAGCGTAGGTAGAGTATTTCCCGTTGCCGGGGTGTCAGGGCATTAAGTGCCCGTTGCAGTGCCTGAGTCTGCTGCTGTTCATCTAACGAATCGATCCATTGCTGTTCAAAGGAAAACTCAGCGGTAAATGACAGCGTATCGTGTTCAATGTCGGTAAACAACGGTTCTCTCCGGTGTCGACTCAGTTGATTGCGCAGCGCACGCAGCAAATAAAACCGGATGGAGGTAGTGGGGCTGGTGGTGGCGCGGTATTGCCAGAGTTCTACGAACAGATCCTGGATGGTATCTTCGACCAGTTCGGGCGGCAGGCCAAACCGACGCCCGTAGTTGAGCAATCCCTCATAATGGTCGAAGTAGATTTTGGCAAACGCCGAGCGGTCGCCTTGCCGGAATGCATTCCAGGTATCGGCTTCAGTCATACAGGCATTCGTAAATATGACAAGCTGTTGAATCGAACGCTAAAGAAACAAAAAACCCCTGAATAACAGTGTATTCAGGGGTTTTTGTACAACATCCGTTGTATATGTTAGTGACCGATACGGGAATCGAACCCGTGTTACCGCCGTGAAAGGGCGATGTCCTAACCGCTAGACGAATCGGCCGTCTTGTAAAAAGACCCAACGTTTTGGCTTATGTGCCGCTGCGTTGGCGAATCGTGGTGCAAAAGTAGGGCAATAAACCGATAATGCAATAGGCTATCGTAAAATTTTTCTCAAAAAACGGTTCCTGTGCGTTTTCGTCCTATTTTTGAACACGTTAGCCTGTTCATTTTTTTTAACCCCTATACATGAAACAATTCGTACTGCTGGCGGGCCTTGCGGTCGCGTCGCTGTCGGCTGCTGCACAAACAGCCTCCCCCACCTCAACGAGCCTGACATCGCCCGCCCAATTTCTTGGCTATTCGGTTGGCGACCGGTTTACTCCCCATCATCGTGTGCTGGCCTATGCCGAACTGGTTGCCCGGCAGGCACCTAACCGCGTTAAGCTGATTCCTTACGGCCAAACCCACGAAGGCCGACAACTGATGGTAGTAGCCGTGGCATCGGAAGCTAACATGGCCCGGCTGGAAGAAATCCGAACCAACAACCTCAAGCGTATCGGTATGATGGATGGTGCGCCCTCTGCCGCTACCCCAGCCATTGCCTGGCTGACCTACAACGTTCATGGCAACGAAGCAGTTAGCACCGAAACGTTTCTCGATGTATTATATCAGTTGCTCGACACCAAAAATGGCAGCGGCCAATCGGCTGTTTCGCAAAAAATTCTAAACAACACGGTCGTGATTCTCGACCCCGATGCCAATCCCGACGGGCACGACCGCTACGTGAACTGGTATAATCAGATGATGGGCCGGATGGCCGACCCTACGCCCGCAGCCCGCGAACACAACGAACCCTGGCCGGGCGGTCGCTACACCCACTATCTCTTCGACCCTAACCGCGACTGGGCCTGGCAAACGCAGGAAATCACGCAGCAACGCATGGCCCTCTACCAGCAATGGATGCCGCACCTGCACGGCGATTTCCACGAAATGGGCGTTGAAAGTCCCTATTATTTTGCGCCTTCGGCTAAGCCGTACCACGAAGACATTACGAAGTTTCAGCGTGATTTCCAGCAGACTATCGGCCAATATTGCAGTCGGTATTTCGACCGTAACGGCTGGCTCTACTACACCCGCGAACGCTTTGACCTGTTTTACCCCAGCTACGGCGACACCTACCCAACCTACAACGGAGCCATCGGCATGACCTACGAGCAGGGCGGCAGTGGCCGGGCCGGGCTGGCCGTCGAAAAAGCCGACGGCGACACCCTTACGCTCCGCCAACGCATCGATCACCACGTAGCAGCCAGTATAGCCACGCTCGAATCGGTGGCCGACCGTGCGCCCGATGTTGTAAAGGAGTTCGGCGCGTTTTTCGACAAAGCCCGCAACACGCCCGTTGGTGCTTACAAAAGCTATGTCATTAAATCGAATGGCGACGCCGGACGGTTGAAAGCCTTGCAACAACTGCTTGACCGGAACAAGATCAGCTACGGCTACGCGGGCAAGGCGCAGACGGTAACGGGCGGCTTCAACTACCTCACGCAGCAAACCGACAAGAGTGTTTCGGTAGCTGCCGAAGACTTGGTTATCAGCGCGTATCAGCCAAAATCAACACTGTTGAAAATTCTGTTCGAGCCGAAATCGACACTCGAAGATTCAGCAACGTATGACATCACGGCCTGGTCGCTGCCCTACGCGTTTGGGTTGCAGACATATGGCTTCACAACGCGCCTGAATCCGGCGAACAGCCAACCGCCAGTTGTAAGCACCAGCCAGTCGGTAACAGCAACCGGGCGGCCTTACGCGTACTTGGTGCGCTGGCAGTCGATGCCGGCAGTACAGACGCTGGCGGGGTTGCTGAAACAGAAAGTGAAAGTACGGGCGTCGGAGAAGACGTTTGAACTGGATGGCAAAACCTATCCGTCGGGTACGCTGATTATTCCCCGCGCTGGTAACGAACGCTTTGGCGACCGCTTCGACGCGCTCGTTCGGGCCGAGGCTACCCGCACTGGTGCTGAACTGACGCCGGTTTCGACAGGGTTCGTCACAAAAGGCTCTGACTTTGGTTCTGACTTCGTAACCAGCCTGAAAGCTCCGCGCGTGGGCGTTGTGATCGGCGACGGTGGCCTGCCTCCGGCGGCTGGCGAAGTCTGGCATTATTTCGATCAGGAACTCAACTACCCCATCTCGCTTTTTGATGGCAACGCACTCGGCAACGTGGAATGGAATAAATTGGACGTGTTGATTTTGCCGACAAATTACGCCTATAGCCGCATCCTGAACGACCGGGTGCTGACAGCCCTGAAAAGCTGGATTCAGGCGGGCGGCAAACTGATTGCGATGGAACGGGCGGCTGCCTTTCTGGCCGGTAAAGACGGATTCGACCTGAAAGAGAAGGAAGATAAAAACAAAGACAAAGATAAGAAACCAACCCCCGTCGATTCGCTCAAACTCTACGGCGACCGTGAACGCACGGCCATTTCCGATGAAACGCCGGGCAGCATCTACCGCGTCAATATCGACACCACACACCCGCTTGGCTTTGGCCTGACGGGGGGTTATTACACGCTGGTTCAGAATGCTTACAACTTCGATTTTCTGAAAGATGGCTGGAACGTAGGCTATCTGAAAGGCAACAATTATGTGGCTGGTTTTTCGGGCAAAAATGCCAAAGAGAAGCTTAAAAATACCCTGCTGATGGGCGTTCAGAGCTACGGGCGGGGCAGCGTGGTGTATTTAGCCGACAACCCGCTGTTTCGGGGATTCTGGTACAGCGGCAAACTGCTGTT from Spirosoma montaniterrae encodes:
- a CDS encoding RNA polymerase sigma factor gives rise to the protein MTEADTWNAFRQGDRSAFAKIYFDHYEGLLNYGRRFGLPPELVEDTIQDLFVELWQYRATTSPTTSIRFYLLRALRNQLSRHRREPLFTDIEHDTLSFTAEFSFEQQWIDSLDEQQQTQALQRALNALTPRQREILYLRFFNNLDYPQIAAVMNLSYQAARNQVYLALKAIREQFPANWRLLLALMQVAWTSQ
- a CDS encoding M14 metallopeptidase family protein — translated: MKQFVLLAGLAVASLSAAAQTASPTSTSLTSPAQFLGYSVGDRFTPHHRVLAYAELVARQAPNRVKLIPYGQTHEGRQLMVVAVASEANMARLEEIRTNNLKRIGMMDGAPSAATPAIAWLTYNVHGNEAVSTETFLDVLYQLLDTKNGSGQSAVSQKILNNTVVILDPDANPDGHDRYVNWYNQMMGRMADPTPAAREHNEPWPGGRYTHYLFDPNRDWAWQTQEITQQRMALYQQWMPHLHGDFHEMGVESPYYFAPSAKPYHEDITKFQRDFQQTIGQYCSRYFDRNGWLYYTRERFDLFYPSYGDTYPTYNGAIGMTYEQGGSGRAGLAVEKADGDTLTLRQRIDHHVAASIATLESVADRAPDVVKEFGAFFDKARNTPVGAYKSYVIKSNGDAGRLKALQQLLDRNKISYGYAGKAQTVTGGFNYLTQQTDKSVSVAAEDLVISAYQPKSTLLKILFEPKSTLEDSATYDITAWSLPYAFGLQTYGFTTRLNPANSQPPVVSTSQSVTATGRPYAYLVRWQSMPAVQTLAGLLKQKVKVRASEKTFELDGKTYPSGTLIIPRAGNERFGDRFDALVRAEATRTGAELTPVSTGFVTKGSDFGSDFVTSLKAPRVGVVIGDGGLPPAAGEVWHYFDQELNYPISLFDGNALGNVEWNKLDVLILPTNYAYSRILNDRVLTALKSWIQAGGKLIAMERAAAFLAGKDGFDLKEKEDKNKDKDKKPTPVDSLKLYGDRERTAISDETPGSIYRVNIDTTHPLGFGLTGGYYTLVQNAYNFDFLKDGWNVGYLKGNNYVAGFSGKNAKEKLKNTLLMGVQSYGRGSVVYLADNPLFRGFWYSGKLLFGNAVFMVN